In Paenibacillus xylanilyticus, the genomic window GTTCTGGAGAGTGCCTTGCATATGGCGATACATAAGCTGAGAGACGGATTATACTTGCCCAGTTCTATGAGACCAATGGTCTGCCTCGATACACCGACGATCCGTGCCAGATCATCCTGTGATAGATCTTTTTCTACCCTGGCGACTTTCAATCGTATATTTTTCATGCCCATTCACCCTTGTATCCTTTCTATGAATCACACTGATCTTTACTTGCGGCCTTTTGACTCGCCTTGTTTGCAAAGTGATGAACGATGACATTAAACCCTGCAAAGAGCGGGATGTAAAGCAGCAGTGAAAATATGAACACGAGGAAGAAATACCACCACTTCTCATGTGACGTATCGGCAAACATAACCGAGCTTCTTATGCCCAGGAACAAGGCCATCGAAATACCGATAATGAGACCCGTAATTACGTTTCGCTGGCTATACGAAATTTTGCTTGTCTGGTCGTGGACCTCAACTTCATCCGAATAAATGCCCAGCATGACGGATCGAACTCCGAAATAAATACTTCCTGCGAGAATGACGATCAATTCCGTCAACATGGAATACGTTTCCCATTGGAAAAAACTTTTGACCAAGATGGAGATGCCGCATAGATACATAATTAATATGTAAGCTTCCTTGTACACCTTGTTTTTGAGATTGACGATACGCTCATCCTGGTTGCCCTTTTTGTTGAACCATTTCATGATTGACCTCTCCTTTGTAGGAATTGAAAATGTGGAGAATATTTCCTATGGGCCTTATGATAATATTATTTGAGTCTTTTTGCAATATATATATGTCATTTTGTTTAATATAGGATGCATGTGGTGGGGATGGAAACCTGAAATTGTTCGGATACCATACAGCGATCATTAGAAGGTGCTGCCATCAGAGCAGCAATTTGTTCATCCAATAGGCATTGATGTACTGCCCATTTGGTATGGTTTTTGGTAATATATACAAAGTGTTTGATAAGACTGGAGGTCATACATAACATGAGAATCGTGGATAACATCAAGGTATGGGGGGAGCCGCTGGAGAATGCAGTGAGTCAGGCAGTGACGTGTTCACAGCATGGAGATGTGCTTGGCGTTGCACTGATGGCTGACCATCACAAAGGGTACTCGCAACCGATCGGAGGTGTTGTCGCCTACCGTAACATGATTAGTCCTTCGGGCGTTGGATACGATATTGCCTGCGGAAACAAGGCGGTACGTACAAATCTCATGTGGGAGGATATCAAGGAACAGATTGCCGTTATTATGGATGATATCAATGCAAACGTATCGTTCGGCGTGGGTCGCAATAATCCAACTCCGGTTGATCATGAGCTGTTTGATGATGCGAGTTGGAAGCTGTTCGATTCGATTGAACCTGGGCTGCAGCACAAATTAAAAACACTCGCACGCAACCAGCTTGGTACCGTAGGCAGCGGCAATCACTTTGTGGATATTTTCGTAGAGGAATTAACCGGTAAAGTATGGGTTGCGAATCATTTCGGCAGTCGGGGGTTTGGTCATAAAGTCGCGAGCGGTTTCCTCAATCTGGCTGCAGGTCGTGAGTTCAGCGGGAAAGCGCCTGGAGAATCCATGGATCAGCCACCAACGTTGTTTGACTTGAACAGCGAAATGGGCGAAATGTATTGGGATGGAATGACACTCGCAGGCCGGTATGCCTATGCAGGACGAGATTATGTTATAGAACAGGTGCTTGGTATTCTTGGGGCGAGTGCGGAGTACTCGGTGCATAACCATCATAACTTTGCCTGGAAAGAACAGCATATGGGCGAAGACGTGGTCGTTGTGCGGAAAGGAGCCACCCCGCTGGCACCTGCACAGCTAGGTTTTGTCGGAGGCAGCATGGGAGATATCTCAGTGATTGTGGAGGGCATCCACAGCGAGGAGAACGCGGAATCCTACCGCAGCACGGTGCATGGGGCTGGACGGATCATGAGTCGTACCCAGGCTGCCGGGAAAATGAACTACAAGCTGCGCACTCGCATGGGCGGCGAAATAAGTGAAGAACAGATGCATGCGGCCATTCGGGCGTATGGCGTGGAGCTGAGGGGTGCAGGCACGGACGAAAGCCCGTTTGTGTATAAAAAGCTGCAGGATGTCTTGAATGCTCATGCAGACACTCTGAAAATCAACCATGTGCTGCGCCCTGTTGGCGTTGCCATGGCTGGTGGCAATGAATTTGATCCATATAAGGACTAGTGAGCTAGGTTCTGTCCGGGAGTCCTTGTTTAATTATGAATGATATGAACTTAATAGAAAAAGGTGAGCACCATGAGAAACTGCGCATTATACAGCTCCCAGTTTGACCTGGACCAGCTGTTTGAACTGATTCAATCCATCTATCCACAGGATAAGATCATACGCAAGGAAGACAAGACGCATATTCAGGTTATCCGCAAGAAGTGGCTCAGTAAGAAAACCAAGGGCTTCAACATCATGACAAGTCAGACACATCCTGAAGAATTCGCTTCGATGATGAATGGCATGATGGGGTTCATGAGTCAGATTGAAGGACGTAACCCGGCAGTACAGGAAAAAGTGCTGATCAAATGCTCGACCCTGAACATGGTCATTGGCATTGAGACCGAAGAGGATATATCGGAGGAGTTCTTCCAAGAATTGTTGAAGCTTGCTCAAGGGCTCGATGCGGTTATTTTTTGGGGAGGCGGCTCCCTGCTGGACGCACAAGGACAGCTGCTGCTGGACGTGAATGGGGAATCCGAGGTAGAGGATTACCAAGTGACAGCGCACACGAGTCTTTTGGATGATGTCAGACCACCGTCCGAGTCAGGCACTCGCCGCAAGGAAAATTCCGAGTCGATTATGGCAGCGCAGGGAATTCCATTCAATGTGCACTTACCCGCAAGGGCTGGAGATGAGCATACAACGATCCGAAGTGTGGAAGAAGTGGCACAAAGAGCGGTAGCCTTATGTCTCGCAGCACTCAAGGGTGAGTGCCTCGGTGCAGGAGAAAGTCCAGAAGACACAGCAGCACTCGTTCAGGAAGTCATCGACAAGTACGATGCTGCCTCATTTTTCTCCCCTGCGGAGAAAAGATTTATTCTGCAGTATGGTGCGCAGCAGCAGGAAGTCATCACCTTTTCGTGGGGATACGAGGCTTACCACGTCATGTTGTGGGCGCTTGGTTACGTCGATGAGCTGGGAGCTCCAGTAGAGCTATGTAACGTTGGACAGGCCGTAGGTTATTTGCAGCAAAAGGACAGCTTCGAGGACTTCCTCGCGGGTGCATCCCTGCGCAGCAAAAGTGAAATTCTCGATGCGGCCGACCTGATCTATCGCTACAACTGGGTATGTGTGAACAGCCGGATTAATGAGCAAACACCTCCCGCGGGATTGAATGGAGGCGTGGCTTACGAACGCCACCGGGCATTGAATTGGCTGATCTGTTATATGGATCAGGAATGGGATGACGTGCGGACAGATACGTAATAGGTTTAGCGGACTTTGATATGTTAGGCATGACTTTAAGATCCCCCAGCCAGTAGAAACACTGGCTGGGGGATTTTTTGTCGTTAGCGTGGTTTATCCGCTATGCCGGCCATATTGCTCCCGAATGAGGACATCAGCCATGATCAGCTTTTTCTCCACATTACTTTCCGGGTTTATAATGCGCCACAACATCTGGTCCACTGCACGTGCACCGATTAATTCCTTGTTCACATTGACCGTGGCAAGCACGGGAATATTGTCGTACGTGTTATCAAAACCGGTGACAATACATTGTTCAGGTACGCTAATCCCCATGCTCTCCAGTGCTTCAATGGTGTAGAGTGCGAAGAAGTCATTGGCACATACAAAGACCTCTGGCAAGTTCGCTTCATGGATCACAGAGGTAAATGTTTGCCGGAAATCATCAACCGCAGGACTGCACAATTCAGGTATCTGATTCATCTCTATCCCGTTACCCATAAGCACAGAACTGTAAGCAATCCAACGTTCATAAAAGCTGTGGGCGTCACTGGTGTTTCCAACAAATTGAAAGCTTTTGAAGCCCTTACGAAGGAGATATAGCATAATTTCACGCATGGAAGCAAAGTTATCCGTAAAAATGCTGTCACTGTGGAAGACTGGATCGAGATGATCCACCATAACAACAGGTATTCCCAGACGTTTGATTTCTAGCAAAATAGGTGTCGTTATTGAACCGACTGTAATAATGCCCCGAATGGCATCGGGATTCAGCAGTGTAAATAATTGATCTGTAGAAGGCTCGGTCAGAGTGAGGATGTTAAACCCTTTCTGGTTCAGTCTGGATGATATCCCGTTAAAGATAGGACCCCAATAGACGGATTCCTGGTTCTGATAACGGACATTGGGAAACAGAATGAGAATCGTTCCGCTCCACCGTATGTTTTGAGGGTCGTGAAGTTCATTGCCGTTGTTCATATCGCCAGATAACAGGCTGTTATCTTTGAAATATCCAAGTTTGCCAGCGGCCTTGAGGATGATATCACGTGTCTGGTCGCTCACACCGGATTTACCCGAGAGCGCACGTGAAACCGCAAATTTTGACAGACCCGTAAAATGTGCAATTTCCTGAATTGTTACCTTCGTCTTCATCATACCATCCTTACATTCTTAGTTCTGCCGTATTCTTGACCATGTAGCATGAAACTGATTCCAGTATATCATGATATATTTCCTCTAATCTAATAACGGATACAGAATGAAAAATGTTAGTGTTTATATCGTTCGAAGTTGGACAAGAAACTGGAATGATGAAGTTTGGTGAGAGAAAAGATCGGAATATGTCACTCGTTATTATCTTTTTGTTATTTTTATAAAATAACAAAATTTTAGAGAAATAGAGATAGTGAATCAAAGTTTAGGATGAAAAAAATCTTTCTAGATTGCTTCTCATCAGCGTATTTATGGGTTATATCAGCATAATATCAGATAAAATAGAAAATGTTAACAATAAAATGTTGACGCTTACATTTGGCTATGTTAAATTTTGTTTGTTCAAACCAAACGTTAAAATAACAAATGGTGGTGGTGTGCTGATTTTATTAGGTGAGTGAATGCTAGTGATTTGATATGACCATTTCAGGCATACACATTCGGGGAGGTTGTAAAAAACATGATTAGAAAATGGAACGTTCTGCCGTTAATGTTACTGGCCGTGATGCTTTTTGTATCCGCTTGCAGTGGAGGTGGGACAGCGCAGAATGGCACGAATCCAGAGGGGACTCCCAATTCGGGCACCACGACCGAAACCGCCGGAACAGAGACAGAAGGCGAGACAGAAGAGGTGGCAGCGAATGTACCGGATCTCGGTGGACGTGTCATCAAGGTTGCTGCCTGGTGGGATCTGACGCCAGCGGGGGAGACAGCATCGGATAAGGCCCGTCTCGATAAGATTGCTGAAGTCGAAAAAAAATATAACGTAAAAATCGAGTTTGTTAATGTCCCGTTTGAAGAATATATGAATAAATTCACCACGACTGCGCTGGCTGGCGAGCCATTCGCAGACATCGTCCAGATGGAATACAAGTCCGCTCTTCCCGCAATCCTCAAAGGGCAGCTGCTGCCGATCTCCGAATTCACCACAGCCGAGAACAACATCAATCAAGAAGCCAATTTGATTACCAAATATCCGGCCATCGCCGGTGATTACTACTCATTCGATAATCCAATCAGCATTGGTCTGGGACTTCACTATAACCGTGACCTGTTCAAAAAAATGTCGCTGCCTGATCCACAGGAGCTCTATAACCAGGGTAAGTGGAATTGGGACAAATTCATGGAACTGGCCAAACAGGCAACGAAAGATACGGATAACGACGGCAAAATTGACGTATACGGATTCTCCGGCTGGCCGATTGACGTGCTTCGTCACTTTACCGCTGCCAATGGCGGCACGATCGTAGATGACGAAAATGCAAAAGAAGGATTGTCCGATCCCAAAACCATTGAAGCAGCCGAATTCGTTAAACGCCTGTATAACGTGGAGAATGTCGTGAAGGTTAAAACGGGCGACAAAACCAACTGGGAGGAAAGCAATACATTCAAGGACGGAGACGTTGCCTTATTCACTGCCGCTGAATGGCAGCTGGGCGATATCACCTTTGCCGCTGGTGTAGTTCCCATTCCGAACGGACCTCAGGGCAGCAAGGATATAACCTACGCCAATAACGCAGCCTCAGCGAAATTCATTCCCAAAGGTGTAGAGGATCCTAAGATTGTCTACCAGATTTATGAAGAGACCTATGATATCCCGCAGATTGAAGAGTATCCGGGTCAGGATTACCTCGAGAGCCGTTATACCGACGAGAAGGACATTGCCATGATTCGTGAGCATATTGCCGGTACGGGACGTATCCTGCTCGATGATGCCTACGCAGGGTATCCCATCGGAGATTATGTGAACGACATCATCAAAAACAATGCGTCCGTTACAGCGACAGCTGAGAAATATAAGGCTCAGGCACAAGCT contains:
- a CDS encoding helix-turn-helix transcriptional regulator — its product is MKNIRLKVARVEKDLSQDDLARIVGVSRQTIGLIELGKYNPSLSLCIAICKALSRTLNDLFWDDEQT
- a CDS encoding DUF6773 family protein, which translates into the protein MKWFNKKGNQDERIVNLKNKVYKEAYILIMYLCGISILVKSFFQWETYSMLTELIVILAGSIYFGVRSVMLGIYSDEVEVHDQTSKISYSQRNVITGLIIGISMALFLGIRSSVMFADTSHEKWWYFFLVFIFSLLLYIPLFAGFNVIVHHFANKASQKAASKDQCDS
- a CDS encoding RtcB family protein codes for the protein MRIVDNIKVWGEPLENAVSQAVTCSQHGDVLGVALMADHHKGYSQPIGGVVAYRNMISPSGVGYDIACGNKAVRTNLMWEDIKEQIAVIMDDINANVSFGVGRNNPTPVDHELFDDASWKLFDSIEPGLQHKLKTLARNQLGTVGSGNHFVDIFVEELTGKVWVANHFGSRGFGHKVASGFLNLAAGREFSGKAPGESMDQPPTLFDLNSEMGEMYWDGMTLAGRYAYAGRDYVIEQVLGILGASAEYSVHNHHNFAWKEQHMGEDVVVVRKGATPLAPAQLGFVGGSMGDISVIVEGIHSEENAESYRSTVHGAGRIMSRTQAAGKMNYKLRTRMGGEISEEQMHAAIRAYGVELRGAGTDESPFVYKKLQDVLNAHADTLKINHVLRPVGVAMAGGNEFDPYKD
- a CDS encoding DUF4272 domain-containing protein, with amino-acid sequence MRNCALYSSQFDLDQLFELIQSIYPQDKIIRKEDKTHIQVIRKKWLSKKTKGFNIMTSQTHPEEFASMMNGMMGFMSQIEGRNPAVQEKVLIKCSTLNMVIGIETEEDISEEFFQELLKLAQGLDAVIFWGGGSLLDAQGQLLLDVNGESEVEDYQVTAHTSLLDDVRPPSESGTRRKENSESIMAAQGIPFNVHLPARAGDEHTTIRSVEEVAQRAVALCLAALKGECLGAGESPEDTAALVQEVIDKYDAASFFSPAEKRFILQYGAQQQEVITFSWGYEAYHVMLWALGYVDELGAPVELCNVGQAVGYLQQKDSFEDFLAGASLRSKSEILDAADLIYRYNWVCVNSRINEQTPPAGLNGGVAYERHRALNWLICYMDQEWDDVRTDT
- a CDS encoding LacI family DNA-binding transcriptional regulator, whose product is MMKTKVTIQEIAHFTGLSKFAVSRALSGKSGVSDQTRDIILKAAGKLGYFKDNSLLSGDMNNGNELHDPQNIRWSGTILILFPNVRYQNQESVYWGPIFNGISSRLNQKGFNILTLTEPSTDQLFTLLNPDAIRGIITVGSITTPILLEIKRLGIPVVMVDHLDPVFHSDSIFTDNFASMREIMLYLLRKGFKSFQFVGNTSDAHSFYERWIAYSSVLMGNGIEMNQIPELCSPAVDDFRQTFTSVIHEANLPEVFVCANDFFALYTIEALESMGISVPEQCIVTGFDNTYDNIPVLATVNVNKELIGARAVDQMLWRIINPESNVEKKLIMADVLIREQYGRHSG
- a CDS encoding ABC transporter substrate-binding protein; its protein translation is MIRKWNVLPLMLLAVMLFVSACSGGGTAQNGTNPEGTPNSGTTTETAGTETEGETEEVAANVPDLGGRVIKVAAWWDLTPAGETASDKARLDKIAEVEKKYNVKIEFVNVPFEEYMNKFTTTALAGEPFADIVQMEYKSALPAILKGQLLPISEFTTAENNINQEANLITKYPAIAGDYYSFDNPISIGLGLHYNRDLFKKMSLPDPQELYNQGKWNWDKFMELAKQATKDTDNDGKIDVYGFSGWPIDVLRHFTAANGGTIVDDENAKEGLSDPKTIEAAEFVKRLYNVENVVKVKTGDKTNWEESNTFKDGDVALFTAAEWQLGDITFAAGVVPIPNGPQGSKDITYANNAASAKFIPKGVEDPKIVYQIYEETYDIPQIEEYPGQDYLESRYTDEKDIAMIREHIAGTGRILLDDAYAGYPIGDYVNDIIKNNASVTATAEKYKAQAQAAVDKLGKQ